The Solea senegalensis isolate Sse05_10M linkage group LG4, IFAPA_SoseM_1, whole genome shotgun sequence genome includes a region encoding these proteins:
- the st3gal8 gene encoding ST3 beta-galactoside alpha-2,3-sialyltransferase 8 encodes MLLRRKLCLAVVIAAIVFLMFASQRIQRRHVLPLSLSPPTSEETVVELTPPPADLTRDLPKAPTPSNITQTKEEPVDKSQKRRRSCGCSESCISDLGNSGWFSSHYDPKQQPVLQNTNNNLDPDALKWWLGLQHSSNDQTLQKVMSDMFKVISPPPVNFKPHPSRCRSCAVVGNSGNLRQSGYGKRIDSHNSVIRMNKAVTRGFETDVGNRTTHHFLYPESAVDVARGVSLVLLPFKLRDLEWLTSALSTGEIKMTYMRVKDRVEADKDKVLVVNPVFFKYVYDRWTEHHGRYPSTGMLAIIFALHTCDQVSVFGYGADKLGNWHHYWEENRYAGAFRKTGVHNADFETEVIHRLASEGKIILHQ; translated from the exons ATGTTGCTGAGGAGGAAGCTGTGCCTGGCTGTGGTGATCGCTGCCATCGTCTTCCTCATGTTCGCCAGTCAACGCATCCAGCGGAGACATGTCCTGCCTCTGTCACTTTCCCCGCCCACCAGCGAGGAGACAG tggtTGAACTCACGCCACCTCCTGCTGACCTGACCCGTGACCTCCCCAAGGCACCTACTCCCTCCAACATCACCCAGACCAAAGAGGAGCCTGTAGACAAGTCACAGAAGAGACGGAG GTCCTGTGGTTGTTCCGAGTCCTGCATCTCCGACCTCGGGAATTCGGGCTGGTTCAGCTCGCACTATGACCCAAAACAACAGCCAGTCCTtcaaaacaccaacaacaacctTGACCCTGATGCGCTAAAATGGTGGCTG GGCCTTCAGCACTCCAGTAACGACCAAACTTTACAGAAAGTGATGTCAGACATGTTCAAGGTAATTTCTCCCCCTCCTGTAAACTTTAAGCCCCACCCTTCACGTTGCCGTAGTTGTGCAGTGGTCGGCAATTCAGGCAACTTGCGGCAGTCTGGATACGGTAAACGGATCGACTCCCACAACTCTGTCATCcg aatgAACAAGGCTGTGACTCGAGGATTTGAGACAGATGTCGGTAATCGAACGACGCATCACTTCCTGTACCCAGAGAGCGCGGTGGATGTCGCACGAGGAGTCAGCCTCGTCCTGCTGCCGTTCAAACTGAGAGATCTCGAGTGGCTGACCAGTGCGCTGTCCACTGGCGAAATCAAAAT gaCTTACATGCGGGTTAAGGACAGAGTGGAGGCCGACAAAGACAAG GTTCTGGTCGTGAACCCGGTGTTCTTTAAATATGTGTATGATCGTTGGACGGAGCATCATGGTCGCTACCCATCCACGGGAATGCTGGCCATTATCTTTGCTCTACACACCTGTGATCAG GTGTCAGTGTTTGGTTATGGTGCCGACAAGCTCGGGAACTGGCATCACTACTGGGAAGAGAATCGCTACGCTGGAGCCTTCAGGAAGACTGGCGTCCACAACGCCGACTTTGAGACGGAGGTCATTCACCGGCTTGCCAGTGAAGGCAAGATCATTCTGCACCAGTGA
- the unm_sa1614 gene encoding arf-GAP with SH3 domain, ANK repeat and PH domain-containing protein 2, translating to MPECVSVSEFVHEVQEDWSSPTTSSFTSKMMSCRNTVSLLEEALDSDRLVLQKMKKAAKAKYTSGQDHVSHLEQYISSMEKLSVNCHSNGETEVGSAFYRFADFSKELVSPMKNLLKSMLYNINFFLDSLVKGDLREVKGDLKKPFDRAWRDYESRFKQVEKEKRELARQYGMVRTEVSGGEIAEELEKERRSFQLSMCEYLIKVNEIKTKRGVDLLQNLIKHYHSHNNFLQECVSTTQRLKQYMEELQGVLSTVKQRHEEEKRQLCVLRDQLRPVVHTEQDSLPKPVYSMHQLLGDKQYGTERTGLLYKKSDGLRKMWQKRKCTVHNCYLTIAHATPNKPPTRLNLLTCQVKPSVEDKKCFDLISHNRTYHFLAEDDAECVAWISVLSNSKQEALSMALDGSRRGGRVGESSVEDLTRAITDDVRRMPGNNVCCDCGAPDPGWLSTNLGILTCIECSGIHREMGVHVSRIKSLSLDSLGTSDLLLARNVGNCGFNEILEANLLSPSLKPSQDSHMAERKDYILLKYQNVHFARRSHSSAAALRAGLQEATKNCNIYSLIQLYAQRTDLTQPLHSHIQEKGESALHLAVLLADRTSLHILEFLALNCANVDVQTSSGNTALHYSCLHNKVDCVKLLLRARANTHIKNELGETALDVSRKLKHNHCEVLLQQAQSDQFDHHVHVEYEWRLRHDDLYDSDEEYDDKNGPVKKERTLSSSSSSCTSFSFASRPFSFSQSMSITPPSSGATGGAGLLSVGRRLAMAMDLHSRTSGSVPSPPPPPPSSPAPPLPPRVKAPNVPPPPPPAGGEGLGGEEEEVGEVFFPLTGNRKSTPAPPNVIQHKRSCSESSSHDYGLPTSPRIYSGPDSSFKKCIPGSPLGSLAERPHRGFRRADSDGSSSHFLHPASKAAPNGSPTNHRSQSFESDNRGPTPQPLPRRSVPRGSTSWRVQALYDCQADHHDELSFSEGQVLVVLGQEDSDWWHGYIEDEPDQRGLFPSSFVQLLSA from the exons ATGCCAGAGTGTGTGTCGGTGTCAGAGTTCGTGCATGAGGTCCAGGAGGACTGGAGCTCCCCCACCACCTCATCCTTCACCTCCAAGATGATGAGCTGCAGGAACACCGTCTCCCTGCTGGAGGAG gctCTGGACAGTGATCGGCTGGTGTTGCAGAAGATGAAGAAAGCTGCTAAAGCCAAATACACATCAGGACAAg ACCACGTGTCTCACCTGGAGCAGTACATCAGTTCGATGGAGAAGCTGTCGGTAAACTGTCACTCAAATGGAGAGACAGAGGTCGGCTCGGCCTTCTATCGTTTTGCTGATTTCTCTAAAGAACTCGTCTCTCCCATGAAGAACCTG CTGAAGAGCATGCTCTACAACATCAACTTCTTCTTGGACTCTCTGGTTAAAGGAGACCTGAGGGAGGTGAAGGGG GATCTGAAGAAGCCTTTTGATCGCGCGTGGAGGGACTATGAGAGCAGATT taagcAGGTGgaaaaggagaagagggagTTGGCCCGTCAGTATGGGATGGTTAGGACCGAGGTGAGCGGAGGGGAGATCgcagaggagctggagaaggagagaCGCTCCTTCCAGTTGAGCATGTGTGAG TATCTGATTAAGGTGAATGAgataaagacaaagagaggagtTGACTTGCTGCAGAACCTCATCAAACACTACCACAGCCACAACAA TTTCCTGCAGGAGTGTGTTTCCACCACTCAGAGGCTGAAGCAGTACATGGAGGAGCTGCAAGGTGTCCTGTCCACG GTAAAGCAGCgacatgaggaggagaagagacagCTGTGTGTTCTCAGAGATCAGCTGAGGCCGGTCGTCCACACTGAACAg gactcTCTACCTAAGCCAGTGTACAGTATGCACCAGCTGCTGGGCGACAAACAGTATGGAACAGAGAGAACAGGACTCCTTTATAAGAAGAGTGATGg GTTGAGGAAAATGTGGCAGAAAAGGAAGTGCACAGTCCACAACTGTTACCTGACCATTGCACATGCTACT CCTAACAAACCTCCCACCAGACTAAACCTGCTCACCTGCCAAGTCAAACCCAGTGTGGAGGACAAGAAATGCTTTGATCTTATCTCTC aTAATCGGACCTACCACTTCTTGGCTGAAGATGATGCTGAATGTGTGGC CTGGATCTCAGTGCTCAGTAACAGTAAGCAGGAGGCTCTGAGCATGGCTCTGGATGGAAGCAGGAGAGGGGGGCGAGTGGGGGAGAGCAGTGTGGAGGATCTGACCCGGGCCATCACTGATGACGTCAGGAGGATGCCAGGAAACAATGTCTGCTGTGACTGTGGAGCTCCAG ATCCTGGATGGCTCTCGACCAACCTGGGTATCCTGACCTGCATCGAGTGTTCAGGTATCCACCGAGAGATGGGGGTCCATGTCTCCAGGATCAAGTCTTTAAGTCTGGACAGTCTGGGGACCTCAGACCTGTTG TTGGCCAGGAATGTTGGTAACTGTGGTTTTAACGAAATACTGGAGGCAAATCTTCTGAGTCCGTCTCTGAAGCCGTCCCAAGACAGTCACAT GGCAGAGCGGAAGGACTACATCCTGTTGAAATATCAGAACGTTCATTTTGCGAGGCGGAGCCACAGCTCCGCTGCAGCGCTACGTGCCGGCCTGCAGGAGGCGACCAAGAACTGCAACATCTACAGTCTGATCCAGCTGTATGCTCAGAGGACAGACCTGACCCAGCcactgcactcacacatacag GAGAAGGGGGAGAGTGCGCTCCACCTTGCCGTCCTTTTGGCCGACAGAACTTCACTGCACATCCTGGAATTTCTGGCTCTAAACTG tgCCAATGTTGACGTTCAGACATCATCAGGGAACACAGCGCTGCACTACAGCTGTCTGCACAACAAGGTCGActgtgtgaagctgctgctgagagccagagccaacacacacatca agaaTGAGTTAGGAGAGACCGCTCTCGACGTAAGCCGCAAGTTAAAGCACAACCACTGTGAGGTGCTG ctgcagcaggccCAATCCGACCAGTTTGACCACCACGTTCATGTGGAGTACGAGTGGCGGCTCCGTCACGACGATCTCTACGATAGTGATGAAGAGTATGATGACAAG AATGGCCCAGTGAAGAAGGAGCGCACcttgtcctcctcttcatcttcctgcACCTCCTTCTCCTTCGCCTCCCGTCCCTTCAGCTTCAGTCAGTCCATGTCCATCACTCCGCCCTCCTCTGGGGCAACAGGAGGAGCAGGTCTGCTCAGCGTGGGCAGGAGGCTCGCCATGGCCATGGACCTCCACAGTCGCACCTCTGGCTCTGTTCCAagtccacctccacctcctccgtcTTCCCCTGCACCCCCGCTGCCACCCAGGGTCAAAG CTCCCaatgttcctcctcctccccctcctgctgggggggaggggctgggtggggaggaggaggaagtagGGGAGGTCTTCTTCCCcctgacaggaaacagaaagtcAACCCCTGCTCCTCCAAATGTCATCCAACACAAGAGGAGCTGCTCCGAGTCCAGCTCACATG attacGGGTTGCCAACCAGCCCCAGGATCTACAGTGGTCCAGACTCCTCCTTTAAGAAGTGTAT TCCAGGGTCTCCTCTCGGCTCACTGGCTGAACGGCCTCACAGAG GCTTTCGGAGGGCGGACAGTGACGGCAGCTCCTCCCACTTCCTGCATCCTGCAAGCAAAGCTGCGCCCAATGGATCTCCCACCAATCATCGCTCACAGAGCTTTGAGAGTGACAACCGAGGCCCCACCCCCCAGCCGCTACCTCGCAGATCAGTG CCTCGAGGCTCAACAAGTTGGCGCGTTCAGGCGTTGTACGACTGCCAAGCCGACCACCACGATGAGCTGAGCTTCAGCGAGGGACaggtgctggtggtgctggGACAGGAGGACAGTGATTGGTGG catggtTACATCGAGGATGAACCAGACCAGAGAGGTTTGTTCCCGTCTTCCTTCGTCCAGTTGCTCTCAGCCTGA